In Dysgonomonadaceae bacterium zrk40, one genomic interval encodes:
- a CDS encoding beta-glucuronidase yields MSIRSNFQLILIQVVLLLNISLLTGQVIEKDLSGSWRFQIDRRDRGVEEKWFSDRLSDEIYLPGSMAENRKGDDVTLHTQWTASIYDSSFFYNPRLEKYRVQENLKLPFWLTPVKYYVGAAWYQKEITIPSDWKGRKVFLFLERPHTETLLWINNRKVGMQNSLSVPHHYEISDYVTPGSNRITIRVDNRTKSIDVGKDSHSITDQTQGNWNGIVGKIALQSTPPTYIEDLQVYPDLQGKKAIVKINLYGKASGTIRLEAESFNSSRNDKIAPVTQSFKAVNGITSVEMELPMGNDFLTWDEFEPNLYRLTATLTTKEGTDVKKTRFGMRDFTIEGKYFYINGRKTMLRGTVENCVFPLTGYAPMDVESWVRVFRICRSYGLNHMRFHSYCPPEAALEAADLVGFYLQPEGPSWPNHGTSLGDGHPVDDYLWEEAKRIVERYGNYPSFCMFAIGNEPRGRWVPWVSRFVDYWQETDPRRVYTGASVGGSWAWQPKNQFHVKAGARGLEWNQRPDSRSDFTARIDTVKQPFVSHETGQWTVFPDFREIDRYTGVMRARNFELFRQDLKDRNMGDQSAQFLMASGKLQALCYKHEIERTLRTPGYAGFQLLSLNDYSGQGTALVGVLNAFWEEKGYIDAAEFRQFSAPTVLLSRMERFVFRNNETLRADIEVAHFGKEELPQQVVNWSVSYAEGLPVAQGELPPVDIHLGNAQQLGSISLPLSSIEKAQKLNLKIWFEGTAITNNWDFWVYPAQSPTVKSNDIHVTDRIDDRTKEILNNGGKVLLLLADKVEQGKEVVQYMTPAFWNTSWFKMRPPHTVGTLVNDHHPIFREFPTDSYTGLQWWELIHRAQVMELNNYPADFQPLVQPIDTWFINRKLGMLFEVNVGKGRIIVCSADLQSDLQDRPVAEQLYYSILKYMNSHLFNPEFDVKLSLIEDLTRKEGERLNIETKDAPDELKGVVL; encoded by the coding sequence ATGAGCATTAGATCTAATTTCCAACTCATCCTTATCCAGGTAGTGTTGTTACTCAACATCTCGTTGTTAACAGGACAGGTAATTGAGAAAGATCTGTCAGGTAGCTGGCGCTTTCAGATTGACCGGAGAGACAGGGGGGTGGAAGAAAAATGGTTCTCCGACAGGTTGTCCGACGAAATCTATCTGCCCGGCTCAATGGCAGAAAACCGCAAGGGTGATGATGTAACCCTGCATACTCAATGGACAGCAAGCATTTACGACAGCTCCTTCTTTTATAACCCGCGACTTGAAAAATATCGTGTGCAGGAAAACCTGAAACTGCCCTTTTGGCTCACTCCGGTGAAATATTATGTGGGAGCAGCATGGTATCAGAAAGAGATCACCATTCCCTCCGACTGGAAGGGAAGAAAAGTGTTCCTCTTTCTGGAACGCCCACATACGGAGACACTCCTCTGGATCAACAACAGAAAGGTGGGGATGCAAAACTCCCTGTCGGTACCGCATCATTACGAGATTAGTGATTATGTGACTCCCGGCAGCAACAGAATCACAATCCGTGTCGACAATCGGACAAAATCGATCGACGTGGGGAAAGATTCCCACAGCATCACCGACCAGACACAGGGAAACTGGAACGGGATTGTAGGAAAAATTGCGTTGCAGTCGACACCTCCGACTTACATCGAGGATCTGCAGGTCTATCCCGATCTGCAAGGCAAGAAAGCCATCGTAAAAATAAATCTGTATGGAAAGGCATCGGGCACAATCAGGCTGGAGGCGGAAAGTTTCAACAGCAGTAGAAATGATAAAATAGCACCTGTCACCCAATCATTCAAAGCAGTCAACGGAATCACCTCAGTGGAGATGGAGCTGCCGATGGGAAACGATTTTCTTACCTGGGATGAATTTGAACCCAACCTCTATCGCCTCACGGCTACGTTGACGACAAAGGAGGGAACAGATGTAAAAAAAACCCGCTTCGGCATGAGGGACTTCACCATCGAAGGGAAATATTTCTATATCAACGGAAGAAAAACCATGCTGCGTGGCACGGTGGAGAACTGTGTCTTCCCGTTAACAGGTTATGCTCCCATGGATGTGGAGTCATGGGTAAGAGTGTTCCGTATCTGTCGCAGTTACGGACTCAATCATATGCGCTTTCACTCCTACTGTCCCCCTGAAGCAGCATTGGAGGCAGCCGATCTCGTGGGCTTCTACCTGCAGCCCGAAGGTCCCAGCTGGCCCAACCATGGCACTTCACTCGGTGACGGCCACCCGGTAGATGACTACCTCTGGGAGGAGGCGAAGCGGATCGTGGAACGGTATGGCAATTACCCCTCATTCTGCATGTTCGCCATCGGCAACGAGCCACGAGGACGATGGGTCCCCTGGGTCAGCCGGTTTGTAGACTACTGGCAAGAGACCGATCCCCGCAGGGTCTATACCGGCGCCTCCGTTGGTGGCAGCTGGGCATGGCAACCCAAAAACCAGTTTCATGTCAAAGCAGGGGCACGGGGCCTGGAATGGAATCAACGACCCGACTCCCGATCCGATTTCACAGCCCGAATTGATACGGTCAAACAACCCTTTGTTTCACACGAAACAGGTCAATGGACTGTCTTCCCCGACTTCAGGGAGATCGACCGCTATACAGGAGTGATGAGAGCCCGCAACTTTGAACTGTTCAGGCAGGATCTCAAAGACCGTAACATGGGTGATCAGAGTGCCCAATTTCTGATGGCCTCTGGTAAGCTCCAGGCACTCTGCTACAAACATGAAATAGAGCGGACGCTCCGCACACCCGGTTATGCAGGATTTCAGCTGCTCAGCCTGAACGACTATTCTGGCCAGGGCACCGCTCTGGTAGGGGTGTTGAATGCCTTCTGGGAGGAGAAAGGATATATCGATGCGGCAGAATTCCGTCAGTTCTCTGCACCCACAGTACTTCTCTCCCGGATGGAGCGGTTCGTTTTCAGGAACAATGAAACGCTGAGAGCCGACATTGAGGTGGCACACTTTGGGAAAGAGGAATTACCTCAGCAGGTGGTAAACTGGTCGGTTAGCTATGCCGAGGGTCTACCCGTAGCACAGGGAGAGCTTCCTCCGGTTGACATCCATCTGGGCAATGCTCAACAGCTTGGTAGCATCTCATTGCCTCTTAGCTCAATTGAGAAAGCACAAAAATTGAATCTTAAGATATGGTTTGAAGGGACAGCGATCACTAACAACTGGGACTTCTGGGTCTATCCCGCACAATCACCAACGGTAAAGAGTAATGATATCCATGTAACTGACCGGATAGATGACAGAACGAAAGAAATCCTCAACAATGGTGGCAAAGTACTGCTGTTGCTGGCAGATAAAGTGGAACAGGGAAAAGAGGTAGTACAGTACATGACACCTGCTTTCTGGAACACCTCATGGTTCAAGATGAGACCTCCCCATACGGTGGGCACACTTGTCAACGATCATCATCCCATATTCAGAGAATTCCCCACCGATTCCTACACGGGACTACAATGGTGGGAACTGATTCACCGGGCTCAGGTGATGGAATTGAATAACTACCCTGCTGACTTCCAACCGTTGGTACAACCAATCGACACCTGGTTTATCAACCGTAAACTGGGGATGCTGTTCGAAGTCAACGTGGGGAAAGGACGCATCATCGTGTGTAGTGCCGACCTCCAAAGCGATCTACAAGACAGGCCGGTTGCCGAACAGCTCTATTACTCCATCCTGAAGTACATGAATTCACATTTATTCAACCCTGAGTTTGATGTGAAACTGTCGCTGATTGAAGATCTGACCAGAAAAGAAGGAGAACGGCTCAACATTGAAACGAAGGACGCCCCCGATGAATTGAAAGGTGTTGTGTTGTAA
- a CDS encoding family 43 glycosylhydrolase: MKIKKLLIIVLLTFPLAVNAGFDITDLSWAKDVGARSEPEGKQTFNVRSFGAVADGTTMNTKAIQATIDACAVAGGGIVTFAPGSYLTGSIYLKEGVHLHIPEGATLLGSQQIDDYPDIPTRVAGIEMVWPSALINVIGEKNVMISGKGEIDGQGKPFWDNYWEMRRDYEARGLRWIVDYDCKRPRTLLVSEAEDITVRDVTFKRAGFWTIHLLYSSYSTVDGVIVRNNIGGHGPSTDGIDIDSSSHILVENCDIDCNDDNFCLKAGRDADGLRVNHPTEYVVIRNCISRAGGGLFTCGSETSGGIRYVLAHDLRAKGTSVGLRFKSAMNRGGTTEHIYLKDIVMEEVGTAIEASMNWNPSYSYSALPEEFEGKELPPHWVKMLETVDPPELGIPRFNNIHFSGITVHKARRALSVEGSEQSKMDHFSLSDITINAGSAGSVKHAENWQMDQIDITSEDNLPVQVTESNDVSFPAGNNVFLFSYFTGNGEDGLHLAYSFDGLSWKPLNNGESLLTPMVGKDRLMRDPSITRDKDGLFHMVWTTGWWDRHIGYASSPDLFHWSKQRTIPVMYHEPETRNSWAPELFYDEADDLFYIVWASTIPGKFPEIATSESEKGLNHRQYAVTTRDFVTFSETWLFYDPGFSVIDAAFIRQEGKYWMIVKNENSAPAEKNLRVVFTDDLKKGFPVTVSANISGEAWAEGPSPLTIGEYVYVYFDKYIEKKYGAIRSKDGVTWEDVSEQISFPQGTRHGTAFSISRKEWIRLKELTYHEH, from the coding sequence ATGAAGATTAAGAAACTCCTGATTATTGTATTACTGACATTTCCGCTTGCCGTCAATGCTGGATTCGATATTACAGACCTCAGTTGGGCGAAAGATGTAGGAGCCCGCAGCGAACCGGAAGGAAAACAGACATTCAATGTTCGCTCATTTGGTGCTGTTGCTGATGGCACAACAATGAACACCAAAGCAATACAGGCTACGATTGACGCCTGTGCAGTGGCCGGGGGCGGCATTGTCACCTTTGCCCCCGGCAGCTATCTCACCGGATCCATCTATCTGAAAGAGGGGGTGCATCTGCACATTCCGGAAGGGGCAACACTGCTGGGAAGCCAGCAGATAGATGATTATCCCGATATCCCTACCCGCGTGGCAGGAATTGAGATGGTATGGCCCTCGGCACTAATCAATGTGATTGGAGAAAAGAATGTGATGATCTCAGGCAAGGGTGAGATCGACGGACAGGGAAAACCATTCTGGGATAACTACTGGGAGATGCGAAGAGATTACGAGGCAAGAGGATTGCGATGGATAGTTGATTACGATTGCAAACGCCCCCGTACACTACTGGTATCAGAGGCGGAAGACATCACGGTGAGGGATGTCACCTTCAAAAGAGCTGGTTTCTGGACCATTCACCTCCTTTATTCAAGCTACTCTACTGTAGACGGCGTGATCGTACGCAACAACATCGGAGGACATGGCCCTAGCACTGATGGGATCGACATCGACTCCTCCTCGCACATCCTTGTAGAAAACTGCGACATCGACTGCAACGACGATAACTTCTGCCTCAAGGCTGGTCGTGATGCCGACGGGCTGCGGGTGAACCACCCCACCGAGTATGTGGTAATCCGCAACTGCATATCACGTGCCGGCGGCGGTCTTTTCACCTGCGGGAGTGAGACTTCGGGTGGCATCCGCTACGTGCTGGCACACGACCTCAGGGCAAAGGGCACATCAGTGGGACTCCGTTTCAAATCGGCGATGAACAGGGGAGGTACAACCGAACATATCTACCTCAAAGATATCGTGATGGAAGAGGTAGGCACCGCCATCGAGGCCTCCATGAACTGGAACCCCTCCTACAGTTATTCGGCACTACCCGAGGAGTTTGAGGGGAAAGAGCTACCCCCACACTGGGTGAAAATGCTGGAAACGGTTGATCCACCTGAACTGGGGATTCCCCGCTTCAATAACATCCATTTTTCCGGAATCACAGTCCATAAGGCAAGAAGAGCCCTCAGTGTGGAGGGTAGTGAGCAATCCAAAATGGACCACTTCAGCCTGAGTGACATCACCATCAATGCGGGGAGTGCCGGTTCGGTGAAGCATGCGGAGAACTGGCAAATGGATCAGATCGATATCACTTCAGAGGATAACCTTCCCGTACAGGTAACAGAAAGCAACGACGTTTCGTTCCCGGCAGGGAACAACGTCTTTCTCTTCTCCTATTTCACCGGAAATGGAGAAGATGGCCTGCACCTGGCATACAGCTTCGATGGGTTGAGCTGGAAGCCCCTCAACAACGGAGAGTCACTCCTGACACCAATGGTAGGGAAAGACCGGCTGATGCGTGACCCGAGCATTACCCGGGATAAGGATGGACTGTTCCACATGGTCTGGACCACCGGGTGGTGGGACCGCCACATTGGATATGCCTCCTCACCCGACCTGTTTCACTGGTCAAAACAACGCACAATCCCGGTGATGTATCATGAACCGGAAACAAGAAACAGCTGGGCACCCGAACTCTTCTATGATGAGGCAGATGATCTCTTCTATATTGTCTGGGCTTCCACCATCCCTGGTAAATTCCCGGAAATTGCCACATCCGAAAGTGAGAAGGGGCTGAACCACCGCCAATACGCCGTCACCACAAGGGATTTTGTGACCTTCAGTGAGACCTGGCTCTTCTATGATCCGGGATTCAGTGTAATCGACGCTGCATTCATACGGCAGGAGGGGAAATACTGGATGATCGTCAAAAATGAAAACTCCGCACCGGCAGAGAAGAACTTGAGAGTGGTCTTTACCGATGATCTGAAAAAGGGTTTTCCCGTGACCGTATCCGCTAACATATCAGGCGAAGCATGGGCGGAAGGCCCCTCCCCACTCACAATTGGGGAGTATGTCTACGTCTATTTCGACAAGTACATTGAGAAAAAATATGGAGCGATACGCTCGAAAGATGGTGTTACATGGGAAGATGTCTCTGAACAGATTTCATTCCCGCAGGGTACCAGACATGGGACCGCTTTTAGCATCAGCAGAAAAGAGTGGATCAGATTAAAAGAACTCACTTATCATGAGCATTAG
- a CDS encoding glycoside hydrolase family 88 protein, with product MKNYIVPISILMLFTCTISAQQRTDEEAIRAVADNILKQPVTQFVGVDDGTVYNSTKEIPEGKDVKFKSPLTEWHYSNGVLDMAMIKLGEYLNETKYLDYAKNHVAFGFNNYTYFKERFRNDRNHWHWPFGQLWNTKELDDCGAMGAAVIEVYQLEKRQEYLDYIHTAAKHIMEGQDRLEDGTLSRTFPREMTVWADDAYMATSFLTRMGKFTGDQRYFDEAAKQLIQMDNYLWDETKGLYYHCYYSDLDRNGVAYWGRANGWITISLADLIEAMPADHPQRDELIEILEKQIVGASRWQNANGMWNQLLDKSDSYDESSVTTMYIYGIAKAINNGWIDPSYGSIARAGWKALKDNEITADGRFTNVCVGTGISNDLPFYFNRPVGDNEKHGLGLIINTAVEMMKLNSKK from the coding sequence ATGAAAAATTATATTGTACCAATCTCAATTCTGATGCTCTTCACCTGTACCATCTCGGCGCAACAACGAACAGATGAGGAAGCAATAAGAGCAGTTGCCGATAACATTCTTAAGCAACCCGTCACACAATTCGTGGGTGTGGATGATGGCACAGTTTATAATAGCACAAAGGAGATACCTGAAGGCAAAGATGTGAAGTTTAAAAGTCCACTCACCGAATGGCATTACTCGAATGGGGTGCTTGACATGGCGATGATCAAACTGGGAGAATATCTGAATGAAACAAAATATCTGGACTATGCCAAGAATCATGTTGCATTCGGATTCAACAACTACACCTACTTTAAGGAGAGATTCCGTAACGACCGGAATCACTGGCACTGGCCCTTCGGACAATTGTGGAATACGAAGGAGCTGGACGACTGCGGTGCCATGGGTGCTGCCGTAATCGAGGTATATCAACTGGAAAAGAGACAGGAGTACCTCGATTACATCCATACAGCCGCAAAGCATATCATGGAGGGGCAGGATCGCCTGGAGGACGGCACTTTGAGTCGTACCTTCCCGAGAGAGATGACCGTCTGGGCGGATGATGCCTATATGGCCACTTCTTTCCTTACACGAATGGGCAAATTTACCGGCGATCAGCGTTACTTCGATGAAGCAGCCAAACAACTTATCCAGATGGACAACTACCTGTGGGATGAGACAAAGGGACTTTATTATCACTGCTATTATTCCGATCTGGATCGAAACGGTGTCGCCTACTGGGGCAGAGCCAACGGCTGGATCACCATCTCGTTGGCTGATCTGATTGAAGCGATGCCGGCTGATCACCCCCAACGGGACGAGCTGATAGAGATACTGGAGAAGCAAATCGTAGGTGCATCACGCTGGCAGAACGCAAACGGCATGTGGAACCAACTGTTGGACAAGAGTGACTCTTACGACGAGTCATCGGTAACAACGATGTACATCTATGGTATCGCCAAGGCCATCAACAACGGCTGGATTGACCCCTCCTATGGTTCTATTGCCAGAGCTGGATGGAAAGCCCTAAAAGATAATGAGATCACAGCCGATGGGCGATTTACGAATGTCTGTGTGGGGACAGGTATCAGCAACGATCTTCCTTTTTATTTTAACCGACCGGTCGGTGACAACGAGAAACATGGATTGGGACTGATCATCAATACAGCAGTTGAAATGATGAAACTAAACAGCAAGAAATGA
- a CDS encoding rhamnogalacturonan acetylesterase yields MNRYKSSCCLIVFTLLVITMAEAKAEEFRFYFGDGNKEGYQTVNSSTLYDNDSSYGYDLIASHADGEPFFFSVKLPEGNYRVKVVLGDQRRDTHTTIRSESRRLMLANAETKAGSMITRSFVVNIRNTSITADRSVKLKPREIGKLNWDDKLTIEINGKRPGLREIVIEKAEVPTLFLAGNSTVTDQDNEPWCGWGQMLPLFLNDRIAVANYAESGEAANTFISAGRFAKIVTMMKKGDWLFIEFGHNDQKQKGADKGPFKSYTESLRQLITGTLEKGGIPVLVTPMHRRQFDENNKIINTLGEYPNAMRELATQEQVALIDLNAMSKILYEAWGPEHSKRAFVHYTAGTFPRQTEALADNTHFNAYGGYQLARCIIKGILENNISLKNHLREDIPPFNPAHPDDPDCFFLSPTPFTSLTTPEGN; encoded by the coding sequence ATGAACAGATATAAATCATCCTGCTGCCTAATTGTGTTCACACTTTTGGTCATCACCATGGCAGAAGCAAAAGCAGAAGAATTCAGATTCTACTTCGGTGACGGCAACAAGGAGGGGTATCAGACAGTGAATAGTTCTACGTTGTACGACAACGATTCCTCCTATGGGTATGATCTTATTGCTTCACATGCGGATGGGGAGCCATTTTTCTTCTCTGTGAAGCTGCCGGAGGGTAACTACCGGGTCAAAGTGGTGCTGGGTGACCAGAGGCGTGATACCCACACAACCATACGATCCGAATCACGGCGACTGATGCTTGCCAACGCAGAGACCAAGGCGGGCTCGATGATCACACGCTCATTTGTGGTAAACATACGCAATACCAGCATCACGGCAGACCGGTCAGTCAAGCTCAAACCCCGTGAAATTGGAAAGCTTAACTGGGATGATAAACTTACCATAGAGATCAACGGTAAACGTCCCGGTCTACGGGAGATAGTGATTGAAAAAGCAGAGGTTCCCACCCTCTTTCTGGCCGGAAACTCAACCGTTACCGATCAGGACAATGAGCCCTGGTGCGGATGGGGACAGATGCTTCCTCTTTTTCTCAACGACAGAATTGCAGTAGCCAATTATGCCGAGTCGGGTGAGGCGGCAAACACGTTTATCTCTGCCGGACGATTTGCCAAGATTGTGACAATGATGAAAAAGGGAGATTGGCTCTTCATCGAATTCGGGCATAATGATCAAAAGCAGAAAGGAGCTGACAAAGGGCCATTCAAGAGTTATACGGAGAGTCTGAGGCAGCTGATCACAGGAACCCTTGAAAAAGGAGGCATTCCTGTTCTGGTCACCCCCATGCACCGTAGGCAGTTCGACGAGAACAATAAAATCATCAATACATTGGGTGAATATCCTAACGCAATGAGAGAGCTGGCAACTCAAGAGCAGGTAGCGCTGATCGACCTGAATGCAATGAGTAAGATTCTCTATGAAGCGTGGGGACCCGAACACTCGAAAAGGGCATTCGTACACTACACTGCAGGCACCTTTCCCAGGCAGACAGAAGCATTGGCAGACAACACCCATTTCAATGCTTATGGGGGCTATCAATTGGCAAGGTGTATCATCAAAGGGATTCTTGAAAACAACATTTCACTGAAGAATCACCTTCGTGAAGATATTCCACCCTTCAATCCGGCCCATCCCGATGATCCGGATTGCTTCTTCCTCTCTCCGACACCTTTTACTTCCCTCACAACACCGGAAGGAAACTAA
- the rhaM gene encoding L-rhamnose mutarotase gives MKRNAFKMYLKPGFEKEYEKRHNALWPEMRELLKEEGVSDYSIFWDKETNVLFAVQKSEGDGSSQDLGQLEIVQKWWAYMADIMETNPDNSPVSIPLEELFYMP, from the coding sequence ATGAAAAGAAATGCATTTAAAATGTACCTGAAACCGGGTTTTGAAAAGGAGTACGAAAAAAGACACAATGCGCTCTGGCCTGAAATGCGTGAATTGCTGAAAGAGGAAGGCGTTTCAGATTATTCCATCTTCTGGGACAAAGAGACCAATGTACTGTTTGCCGTGCAAAAGAGTGAAGGCGACGGCTCTTCACAGGATTTGGGGCAGCTGGAGATCGTACAGAAATGGTGGGCCTACATGGCCGACATCATGGAGACCAACCCGGACAACTCACCCGTATCGATCCCCCTGGAAGAACTTTTCTATATGCCATAA
- a CDS encoding glycoside hydrolase family 88 protein — translation MKKKTFIPLFLLLIFALLPANAQNKKEQANDFNTPLHLMEPDYNTPYGVPKTETIKQDLDRILAYLQEVTPAVLVNNQTGKVIKKTDQIDQHSGLKKGDFRLSSYEWGVTYAAMLTAAEVTGDERYKTYATDRFRFISEIRPAFEKVLGDYGSSDPQMRQILRPAALDDAGAMCAAMIKASHMEPGLELEPVIANYMNYIMHYEYRLHDGTFARKRPQMNTVWLDDMFMSIPAIVQMGALTGESRYFDEAVRQISLFREKMYVKEKGLFRHGWVEAADRQPAFFWGRANGWALLTLVETLDVLPVSHPGRDGILELLKSHISGLAALQSGDGFWHQLLDRNDSYLETSATAIYVYCIAHAINKGWISPVIYGPVATLGWNAVATKINQQGQVEGTCVGTGMAFDPAFYYSRPTSVYAAHGYGPVIWAGAEMIRLLNNLFPRMNDNAVQFYQTEQTTPAPIFSLGGRTDQITSGSSRKKNNPVLFLIGDSTVKNGSGKGDNDQWGWGSFFEQFFDTTRVTVENHALGGRSSRTFITEGLWDKVLRGIREGDYLFIQFGHNDGGPLHTGRARASLKGIGDESQWVIMERNGGHEEVFTYGHYLRLYIRQAKARGAIPVVLSHTPGNSWEGDRMLRNSDTYGKWSKEVAEEEGVRYIDLNDLIATQCEAMGKEQTNELYKDRVHTSREGALLFGKTLIEGIRSTPDFQLNQLIKQ, via the coding sequence ATGAAGAAAAAAACGTTTATTCCTCTATTTCTTTTGTTGATTTTCGCTTTGCTGCCTGCAAACGCGCAAAACAAAAAAGAACAGGCGAACGACTTTAACACCCCGTTGCACCTGATGGAACCCGACTACAACACTCCTTACGGTGTTCCGAAGACGGAAACCATCAAACAGGATCTGGATCGCATTCTGGCCTATCTCCAAGAGGTGACGCCCGCTGTTTTGGTCAACAACCAAACAGGGAAGGTGATCAAAAAAACCGATCAGATTGATCAGCATAGCGGATTGAAAAAAGGAGATTTCCGTCTCTCGAGCTACGAGTGGGGGGTCACCTACGCAGCCATGCTGACAGCGGCGGAGGTAACCGGTGACGAGCGATACAAAACATACGCGACAGATCGCTTTCGCTTCATTTCGGAGATCAGGCCGGCATTCGAGAAGGTGCTGGGAGATTATGGCTCCTCCGATCCCCAGATGCGACAAATTCTCCGGCCTGCGGCACTCGACGATGCAGGTGCCATGTGTGCTGCCATGATCAAGGCATCGCACATGGAACCCGGGCTAGAGCTGGAACCGGTGATCGCCAACTATATGAACTACATCATGCACTACGAATACCGCCTGCACGATGGGACCTTTGCCCGGAAGCGACCACAAATGAACACTGTCTGGCTTGATGACATGTTTATGAGCATCCCGGCAATCGTTCAGATGGGTGCGTTGACCGGTGAGAGTCGTTATTTCGACGAGGCTGTTAGGCAGATCTCACTTTTCAGGGAAAAGATGTACGTCAAAGAAAAAGGACTCTTCCGCCACGGATGGGTAGAGGCAGCCGACCGGCAACCTGCTTTCTTCTGGGGAAGAGCTAACGGCTGGGCGCTGCTCACGCTGGTGGAGACGTTGGACGTACTGCCAGTAAGCCACCCCGGAAGAGACGGGATCCTTGAACTCCTGAAATCGCATATCAGCGGCCTGGCCGCACTGCAGTCGGGCGATGGCTTCTGGCATCAGCTGCTCGATAGGAACGACTCCTATCTGGAGACATCCGCCACCGCAATTTATGTCTACTGTATTGCCCACGCCATCAACAAAGGATGGATCAGTCCCGTCATCTACGGGCCGGTAGCCACGCTCGGCTGGAACGCCGTCGCTACAAAGATAAACCAGCAAGGACAGGTGGAAGGTACCTGCGTGGGTACCGGCATGGCATTCGACCCCGCCTTTTACTACAGCCGCCCCACCAGCGTCTACGCGGCACATGGCTATGGGCCTGTCATCTGGGCCGGTGCGGAGATGATCCGCCTGCTGAACAACCTCTTTCCCCGAATGAACGACAACGCGGTACAGTTCTATCAGACGGAGCAGACCACGCCTGCACCCATCTTCAGTCTGGGAGGCCGAACCGATCAGATCACCTCTGGCAGTAGCAGGAAAAAAAACAACCCTGTGCTTTTCCTCATCGGAGACTCCACTGTGAAGAATGGCAGCGGAAAGGGCGACAACGACCAGTGGGGCTGGGGTTCTTTCTTTGAACAATTTTTCGACACAACACGCGTCACTGTGGAAAATCATGCCCTGGGTGGAAGAAGCAGCCGCACCTTTATCACCGAGGGGTTGTGGGACAAGGTACTCCGCGGCATCCGCGAAGGGGATTACCTCTTCATCCAGTTTGGACACAACGACGGGGGACCATTACACACCGGGAGAGCCAGGGCATCCCTGAAAGGTATCGGCGATGAATCACAATGGGTGATTATGGAAAGAAATGGTGGTCACGAAGAGGTGTTTACCTACGGACACTATCTGCGTCTCTACATCCGTCAGGCCAAAGCGAGGGGTGCGATACCGGTGGTCCTGTCACATACTCCCGGTAATAGTTGGGAAGGAGACAGAATGCTGCGCAACAGCGACACCTACGGTAAGTGGTCGAAAGAGGTGGCAGAAGAGGAGGGCGTGCGTTACATTGACCTGAACGATCTCATCGCCACCCAATGTGAAGCGATGGGGAAAGAACAAACCAATGAACTCTACAAGGACCGGGTGCACACCTCCCGCGAAGGGGCGCTGTTGTTCGGCAAGACATTGATTGAAGGCATTCGGTCGACTCCGGACTTTCAACTGAATCAATTGATCAAACAATAG